The Salegentibacter mishustinae genomic interval ACATTCGTAATATTATAAATACTGGCATCAAGATTTTTAAAAGTAACCTTACCCGCTCCTCTTTTAGCCTTCACCAATTCTTCATATTGTATAGCTAGATTTTTCACCCTAATAGTATCCAACTTTAGTTTAATAGGTAACTCCCTAATCATTTTACTATACATTGGCTTTTGGCGCGTATCGTCTTTTACGCGCTTATCACGGTAAATCTTTATATCGCCATTCGCAATTTTCATATTTTCACTTAAGAGGCTAAGCGAATCATTTTTTAGATTCCAGTTAAAAGAATTAAGCGCCAGTTCCTCGATACTTAGATCGAACCTATCTTTCTCATACGGAATATGCTGCTGAAATTCCTGCTTATCATACAAAGGTTTAATATTGATCTTATTGAACGTAAGGGAAATACCGTCCATTTTCATCTTCTCTAGAAACAAATCATGTTGATCATTAAAATTGAAAAATAAACTATCTGAAGTCATTTGAAGCTGTTCATATTTAAACGGAAGCCCATTTTTCAAAGATTCATTATCTGCAGTTACATCTTTCATATTCAACGACGGAATGCTGGCAAAAAGTTGGTTTTTAACCGAATCGTTTTTAGCCATTTTAAAACTTGCATTAGCAACCTCTATAGATTTGATCAGCAGGTCTAATTTTGTTGAATTTCCATTTTTAGAGCTATCTTTTTTCTTTTCCTTTTGGGCTTCGGTATAAATTGCTACTTCCGGTTTGACAAGTTTAAGGCTAGAAATTTCAATTTTCTTATTGCTTAGGTATGCCAGAATATCAATACCATCAAGTTCTATCTCTTCCGCATTAATTTGTATTCCATTTTTCCTATAAACCGCCTTACTTAAGGAAGCACTCCTTCCTAAAATACTGGCATTAAGATTTTCATATTTAAATTCAGCCTTGCTTAAATTTTCCTGAAGTGCGGTTGCCATTTTATTTTCTATAAATAGATTGCCGCCAATAATAGCAACCACCAACACTATTAGAACAACAATAAAACCGAGAATTATTTTAGATCTTTTCTTCAAATCTTTATTTTTTTACCATTGAAATTTACAATTTCAAAACACTAAGTATCCTTGTTTAAGAGTTTTTAACTTAAAAAATTAACCCCGAAGTTTTCTTTGCGTTAAATTTTAGCAAAAGGCTATAAACATCAAATTTTCAATGGTTTTTGATTGTATATTTGTCCAAACAACCTAACAGAAATCATGATTTTTAAATTAAGCATCAAAGTAATATTCATAACCGTAGAAATCTTTTTAGCGGTTTATAGCTTTGCGCTTAGTGATAGTCTATTGATCAAATTTTTGTTCTTTGCGGTAACAGCGGTAATAATTGCTTTTTCCTTAACCAGGATAACAAACAAATTACTACCTATAGATAAAGACTATATTTCTTCGGAAGAAGAAGACGAGGATTAGAAATTTTTAAATTATCATCATATTAAAAATCCGAAGACATGAATCTTCGGATTTTTTTATATTCCTTACCATGAAGCTCATTTGTATTTCAGATACTCATAATAAACACCATCAAATCCCAATTCCTGATGGTGATGTCTTAATTCACGCAGGAGATATTACCGAAGGTGGCACTAAAAGAGAAGTGTTAGATTTTCTGGAATGGTTTTCTTCACAGCCACATCAACACAAAATATTTATTGCCGGTAACCACGATTTCTATTTTGAAAAAAACGAGGATAAAAATATCCAGAAGATCATTCCGCAAAATATATGTTATCTAAAGAACGATGGCATTACCATCAATAATATAAAATTTTGGGGTTCCCCGATAACACCCGGAAACGGCACATGGGCTTTCAATGAAATACTAACCCAGGAAATAAGTAAACACTGGGAGCAAATCCCCGAAGACACCCAGGTTCTTATTACCCATACTCCACCTTACAAGATTAAAGATGTATTAAATAATGGCAGGCACGCTGGCTGCGCTTCTTTATTAAAAACCTTGCAAAATCGACAAATAGAATTCCATATTTTTGGTCACGTACACGATTCTTACGGAATTACTTCTATTTCGGGAACAAAATTTATTAACGCCTCCTGTTTAGATAACAAGGATAGATATCTGCATAAACCGCTAGAAGTAATTATTAAGTAGATACAAAAAACTTCTTTTTATCGTTATAAGGGAATACCCTTAAATAATCTGTAAGATAATTCATTCAATCTCAAGCATTAAAGTTTAATAAAAATCAAAAAAGATGCTTTAGTCGTTAAATATTTGCTAATCATAGGATTATTAAAAGTTTTTTAACAGAGATAAAGAAATCTAAGTGTAATTTAGCAAACGCTAACACCTATAATACCAACACCTATGGAATTTAATACTAACCCTAATGCTACGCTAGATGAGTTTAAAAGCTTGATCTCGTATAGCATCTTTCACTTAAACTCAGGAGAAGATTCAAATTACACTATTTTGCATCGCGCTATTATCAAAAAATATTTTGATGCCAAGAATGTAAGAATTAACTATAAAGAGCATACGGTAGATTTACAGATACCAGTAGGAAAGAGGAAGTACACAGGAATTACTTTTGAATGCCAGGACTTAGAACGTTTTCTAAAATCCTGTTTAAAGAAAGATGAAAAAAGCATGGGTTTTTACCAGGAAGCTTTAAATCATTACAGCATTTTTCACGCTGCTTAATACTATAAGCCGCTAAAGATTAAAGCCATACGCCCTACCGTATGGCTTTTTTATTATTCAATAATTAAGCATATACCTTACTCTTGTTTTAACTTAAATTGGTTAATTTTGAACTTTTTGAGCGAAATGTTACAATTCAAATATTTTTGCAGCGTTAACGAGACACTATGAGTAAAAATCAGCAACCTACAGATCACAAAAAATATTTCATTTTTGAAAAGAAGAACTACCAGTTTATGTTTATTGGGCTGGCAGTAATTGCACTGGGTTTTATCCTTATGGCCGGTGGCGGAAGTGACGATCCAAATACTTTTAACCCAGATATCTATAATTTTCAGCGCATTCGTTTGGCACCAACTTTAATACTACTTGGTTTCGCCATAGAAGTATATGCTATTCTTTTAAATCCCAAAAAGTAAATTACATTGAACGAATTAGATGCTGCCATTCTGGGAATTATCCAGGGGCTAACCGAATTTCTACCCGTTTCTTCCAGCGGTCACCTGGAACTTGGCAAGGCATTATTAGGCGATAACAGTATCCCTAGTGAATCCTTACTCTTTACCGTTATTCTTCACGCCGCAACCGCATTGAGCACCGTAGTGGTGTTTAGAAAAGACGTCGCAGAGATTTTTAAAGGACTTTTCCAGTTTAAATGGAATGAAGAATTTAAATTTTCTCTAAAAATTGTGCTGTCTATGATTCCCGCAGCGCTAATCGGTCTATTCTTTGAAGAACAATTAGAAAGCCTGTTTGGTGGAAACATCA includes:
- a CDS encoding AsmA family protein, with protein sequence MKKRSKIILGFIVVLIVLVVAIIGGNLFIENKMATALQENLSKAEFKYENLNASILGRSASLSKAVYRKNGIQINAEEIELDGIDILAYLSNKKIEISSLKLVKPEVAIYTEAQKEKKKDSSKNGNSTKLDLLIKSIEVANASFKMAKNDSVKNQLFASIPSLNMKDVTADNESLKNGLPFKYEQLQMTSDSLFFNFNDQHDLFLEKMKMDGISLTFNKINIKPLYDKQEFQQHIPYEKDRFDLSIEELALNSFNWNLKNDSLSLLSENMKIANGDIKIYRDKRVKDDTRQKPMYSKMIRELPIKLKLDTIRVKNLAIQYEELVKAKRGAGKVTFKNLDASIYNITNVGMSKKDFPSTDIDVQTQFMGEASLNVNWNFDISNKADAFTISGQMDRISSEGINEFLKPALNVKSEGGIRDMRFNFAGNNQNSTGDMKLIYDNFKVEVLKEDGEEKNKLLSALANLIVNNEATSAEKEQKNIKTKRTQTKSFWNYLWKNIRNGALKSFL
- a CDS encoding DUF3098 domain-containing protein, with product MSKNQQPTDHKKYFIFEKKNYQFMFIGLAVIALGFILMAGGGSDDPNTFNPDIYNFQRIRLAPTLILLGFAIEVYAILLNPKK
- a CDS encoding metallophosphatase domain-containing protein, whose protein sequence is MKLICISDTHNKHHQIPIPDGDVLIHAGDITEGGTKREVLDFLEWFSSQPHQHKIFIAGNHDFYFEKNEDKNIQKIIPQNICYLKNDGITINNIKFWGSPITPGNGTWAFNEILTQEISKHWEQIPEDTQVLITHTPPYKIKDVLNNGRHAGCASLLKTLQNRQIEFHIFGHVHDSYGITSISGTKFINASCLDNKDRYLHKPLEVIIK